The proteins below come from a single Clarias gariepinus isolate MV-2021 ecotype Netherlands chromosome 17, CGAR_prim_01v2, whole genome shotgun sequence genomic window:
- the sigmar1 gene encoding sigma non-opioid intracellular receptor 1 translates to MFITRSFLKFVVFVGVLVLVLQYVQYWLASKQYVFTKEDVAKLAKQYAGQDPEQAFSKVVVELRKRYSGHILPDEDLQWVFVNAGGWMGSMCLLHASLTEYVLLFGTAVDTSGHSGRYWAEISDTIISGTFRQWKEGTTKSETYYPGDTIVHSVGEATSVQWTSGTWMVEYGRGFIPSTLGFALADTIFSTQDFVTLFYTFRVYMKCLLLEANTFLTEAGVF, encoded by the exons ATGTTTATAACGAGGTCGTTCCTGAAATTCGTGGTGTTTGTGGGAGTGTTGGTGTTagtcctacagtatgtacagtactggtTAGCCAGTAAACAGTATGTGTTTACGAAAGAGGACGTCGCCAAACTGGCCAAACAGTACGCAG GTCAGGATCCTGAGCAAGCCTTCTCTAAAGTTGTGGTGGAGTTGCGGAAGCGCTACTCGGGCCACATCCTGCCTGACGAGGATCTGCAGTGGGTGTTTGTAAATGCCGGGGGTTGGATGGGCTCCATGTGTTTGCTCCACGCCTCCCTCACCGAGTACGTGCTGCTATTCGGGACCGCCGTGGACACAAGCGGACACTCAG ggCGTTATTGGGCTGAGATATCGGACACCATTATTTCTGGGACTTTCCGGCAATGGAAAGAAGGAACTACTAAAAGTGAGACTTACTACCCAG GGGACACGATCGTGCACTCGGTGGGCGAGGCGACCTCGGTGCAGTGGACCTCTGGGACCTGGATGGTGGAATACGGCAGAGGATTTATTCCATCCACGCTGGGTTTTGCACTAGCAGACACAATCTTCAGCACACAGGACTTTGTAACGCTTTTTTACACCTTTCGTGTATACATGAAGTGTCTGCTCCTGGAGGCCAACACTTTCCTGACTGAAGCAGGCGTCTTCTAA
- the katnal2 gene encoding katanin p60 ATPase-containing subunit A-like 2 isoform X1 yields MELSYQAIKTANQAREADELRTETRKRNLLVLIYHHLIEEGYVDAASALEQETHFGLRKFEVCDNIDLDTVLMEYESFHFIKFQKYPKLSKKLPEQAENRHVRSSTKKRTSSVKQTLPRIPCVQGPPSRNGIKKQETKSVGKDLVKSGTENGGSYLPESNDLGLNVSSVVRNGVGDGMQVKKGQLVDYRGLIQDAINEPSSMSCNPDPSDRLLKPISAFCGMNSEMRELAAVISKDIYLHNPNVHWNDIIGLEAAKRLVKEAVVYPIKYPQLFTGILSPWKGLLLYGPPGTGKTMLAKAVATECKTTFFNISASSIVSKWRGDSEKLVRVLFELARYHAPSTIFLDELESVMGQRGIGPGGEHEGSRRMKTELLVQMDGLARSNDLVFVLAASNLPWELDHAMLRRLEKRILVGLPSGPARKAMISHWLPPISNTGGVELRTELDYNKLAEQTDGYSGSDIRLVCKEAAMRPVRKIFDTLENHTEGHSHMPIIRLETVTTEDFLQVIAHTKPSARNLTKRFSAWEREYESV; encoded by the exons ATGGAGTTATCATATCAGGCCATTAAAACTGCAAACCAGGCCAGAGAAGCA gacgAATTAAGAACAGAGACCAGAAAAAGGAATTTGCTTGTATTAATTTATCATCATTTAATAGAGGAAGG GTATGTGGACGCTGCTAGTGCACTGGAACAAGAGACCCATTTTGGGTTGCGCAAGTTTGAAGTGTGCGACAATATTGACTTGGACACTGTTCTCATGGAGTACGAAAGCTTTCATTTCATTAAGTTTCAGAAATATCCAAAGTTATCAAAGAAACTGCCAGAACAAG CTGAGAACAGACATGTTAGAAGCTCCACTAAGAAGAG aacctcaagtgtaaaacaaacactGCCCAGGATTCCATGTGTTCAGGGTCCACCATCCCGGAACGGGATTAAAAAGCAAGAGACTAAGTCAGTAGGAAAGGACTTGGTGAAGTCTGGCACT gagaacGGAGGATCATATCTCCCAGAGAGTAATGACCTCGGCCTGAATGTCTCCTCTGTCGTCAGAAACGGAGTTGGCGACGGGATGCAGGTGAAGAAG GGTCAACTGGTGGACTACAGGGGGCTCATTCAGGATGCTATTAATGAACCAAGCAGCATGTCCTGTAATCCTGATCCTTCA GATCGGCTGCTCAAACCCATCAGTGCCTTCTGTGGGATGAACAGCGAGATGAGAGAGCTAGCAGCTGTAATTAGCAAA GATATCTATTTACACAACCCCAACGTGCACTGGAACGACATTATAGGCCTGGAGGCTGCCAAGCGATTAGTCAAAGAGGCTGTCGTCTACCCCATTAAG TACCCTCAACTGTTTACAGGAATTCTCTCACCATGGAAAGGTTTGCTGCTTTACGGGCCTCCAG GTACAGGAAAGACTATGCTGGCCAAAGCGGTAGCTACAGAATGCAAAACAACGTTCTTTAACATCTCTGCATCCAGCATCGTGAGCAAATGGAGAGGAGATTCTGAGAAGCTGGTTCGG GTTTTGTTTGAGTTGGCGAGATATCATGCCCCATCGACTATTTTTCtggacgagctggagtcagtgaTGGGTCAGAGAGGGATTGGTCCAGG AGGTGAGCATGAGGGCAGCAGGAGGATGAAGACAGAGCTCCTGGTTCAGATGGATGGACTGGCACGCTCTAACGACCTGGTGTTTGTTCTGGCTGCCTCAAATCTCCCCTG GGAGCTGGACCATGCCATGCTGAGAAGGCTGGAGAAGCGGATCTTAGTGGGTCTGCCTTCTGGTCCAGCCAGAAAGGCAATGATCAGTCACTGGCTCCCTCCAATCAGCAATACAGGAGGGGTCGAGCTTCGAACTGAGCTAGACTACAACAAGCTTGCAGAG cAAACAGACGGTTACTCTGGCTCAGATATCAGGCTGGTCTGTAAGGAAGCGGCGATGAGACCTGTCAGAAAGATTTTCGATACCCTGGAAAATCACACTGAGG
- the katnal2 gene encoding katanin p60 ATPase-containing subunit A-like 2 isoform X2 has protein sequence MELSYQAIKTANQAREADELRTETRKRNLLVLIYHHLIEEGYVDAASALEQETHFGLRKFEVCDNIDLDTVLMEYESFHFIKFQKYPKLSKKLPEQAENRHVRSSTKKRTSSVKQTLPRIPCVQGPPSRNGIKKQETKSVGKDLVKSGTENGGSYLPESNDLGLNVSSVVRNGVGDGMQGQLVDYRGLIQDAINEPSSMSCNPDPSDRLLKPISAFCGMNSEMRELAAVISKDIYLHNPNVHWNDIIGLEAAKRLVKEAVVYPIKYPQLFTGILSPWKGLLLYGPPGTGKTMLAKAVATECKTTFFNISASSIVSKWRGDSEKLVRVLFELARYHAPSTIFLDELESVMGQRGIGPGGEHEGSRRMKTELLVQMDGLARSNDLVFVLAASNLPWELDHAMLRRLEKRILVGLPSGPARKAMISHWLPPISNTGGVELRTELDYNKLAEQTDGYSGSDIRLVCKEAAMRPVRKIFDTLENHTEGHSHMPIIRLETVTTEDFLQVIAHTKPSARNLTKRFSAWEREYESV, from the exons ATGGAGTTATCATATCAGGCCATTAAAACTGCAAACCAGGCCAGAGAAGCA gacgAATTAAGAACAGAGACCAGAAAAAGGAATTTGCTTGTATTAATTTATCATCATTTAATAGAGGAAGG GTATGTGGACGCTGCTAGTGCACTGGAACAAGAGACCCATTTTGGGTTGCGCAAGTTTGAAGTGTGCGACAATATTGACTTGGACACTGTTCTCATGGAGTACGAAAGCTTTCATTTCATTAAGTTTCAGAAATATCCAAAGTTATCAAAGAAACTGCCAGAACAAG CTGAGAACAGACATGTTAGAAGCTCCACTAAGAAGAG aacctcaagtgtaaaacaaacactGCCCAGGATTCCATGTGTTCAGGGTCCACCATCCCGGAACGGGATTAAAAAGCAAGAGACTAAGTCAGTAGGAAAGGACTTGGTGAAGTCTGGCACT gagaacGGAGGATCATATCTCCCAGAGAGTAATGACCTCGGCCTGAATGTCTCCTCTGTCGTCAGAAACGGAGTTGGCGACGGGATGCAG GGTCAACTGGTGGACTACAGGGGGCTCATTCAGGATGCTATTAATGAACCAAGCAGCATGTCCTGTAATCCTGATCCTTCA GATCGGCTGCTCAAACCCATCAGTGCCTTCTGTGGGATGAACAGCGAGATGAGAGAGCTAGCAGCTGTAATTAGCAAA GATATCTATTTACACAACCCCAACGTGCACTGGAACGACATTATAGGCCTGGAGGCTGCCAAGCGATTAGTCAAAGAGGCTGTCGTCTACCCCATTAAG TACCCTCAACTGTTTACAGGAATTCTCTCACCATGGAAAGGTTTGCTGCTTTACGGGCCTCCAG GTACAGGAAAGACTATGCTGGCCAAAGCGGTAGCTACAGAATGCAAAACAACGTTCTTTAACATCTCTGCATCCAGCATCGTGAGCAAATGGAGAGGAGATTCTGAGAAGCTGGTTCGG GTTTTGTTTGAGTTGGCGAGATATCATGCCCCATCGACTATTTTTCtggacgagctggagtcagtgaTGGGTCAGAGAGGGATTGGTCCAGG AGGTGAGCATGAGGGCAGCAGGAGGATGAAGACAGAGCTCCTGGTTCAGATGGATGGACTGGCACGCTCTAACGACCTGGTGTTTGTTCTGGCTGCCTCAAATCTCCCCTG GGAGCTGGACCATGCCATGCTGAGAAGGCTGGAGAAGCGGATCTTAGTGGGTCTGCCTTCTGGTCCAGCCAGAAAGGCAATGATCAGTCACTGGCTCCCTCCAATCAGCAATACAGGAGGGGTCGAGCTTCGAACTGAGCTAGACTACAACAAGCTTGCAGAG cAAACAGACGGTTACTCTGGCTCAGATATCAGGCTGGTCTGTAAGGAAGCGGCGATGAGACCTGTCAGAAAGATTTTCGATACCCTGGAAAATCACACTGAGG